TGCATGTCCACAACTATGAGCGCCTCCTCTGGCATGGTATCACCCCAAAATAATTTCCTCAGAACCGTTAAAACGGTTTGCGGAGGTGCTTTCACAGCTCGAGCCGGTCCTTAAAGCGAGACATATCAACGCCCTTCTCCATACCGAAGAGGTACGCCAGAATTCTCTCGTCGAGGTCGCCGTAGCGCTCGCGCATTGCCTTTATTCCCTCCATAACCTCAATCTCCGTCCAGCCGAGGGTCCTGGCGATGTGAACCACCATCTCGCCGAGCATGTTCTGAGGTTGCTCGCTCTCCTCCAGAAGCTCAGTCCTCACGATGAGTTTTCCGTTCCGCTCCTCGATGACGCCCCCCTCAATGCCCTCCGCTATGAGCTTCTTCGCGGCCTTCACGTCCATAAGGCGGAGGCTGAAGGCGAGGATTCCCACCAGCTCGGCCCTCGAAAACTCCGCCGAGCCCTTGTACTCAACGGCGCGCTTTAGAGGGTTCACGCGACCACCCAACCTTTTTAGGCATCGAGATAGATAAACCTTTGCCCGTTGGCGGATTTCACAGACGCGGGTGATGGAGATGGAGCAGAGGACGCACAGGCTGACCTCGGAAAGGCTCGTGGGTAGGCCGCTGAGAATAGAACCTGGAAGGGCTGAGGTGGAGCTTCTAACCACCGAGGAGATGGCCGTTGACGAGCACGGCCTCGTTCATGGCGGCTTCACCTTTGGTTTAGCGGACTACGCGGCGATGCTGGCTGTAAACGAGCCCACCGTTGTGCTCGGAAAGGCCGAGGTGAGGTTCCTGAAGCCGGTGAGGGTCGGTGATAGGCTCGTGGCGAGGGCGGAGGTTGTTGAGGACCTCGGACGTAAGAAGGTGGCGGAGGTTGGTGTTTTTAGGGGAAAGGAGAAGGTCTTCGAGGGCACCTTCCACTGCTACGTTCTGGAGAAGCACGTGCTCGAATGAGCCAAAATTTTTTAAGCTTCAGTATCGAATTTCGATATCGGTGTTCGATATGAAATACCGGGACTTTCTGGCCCTGCACATACTCCACCACGCGAGCGAAGAGCCGGTCACAGGTTCGTTTCTGATGAAAGAGCTTGAGAGACACGGCTACCACATCAGCCCCGGTACGATGTACCCCCTTCTTCACTCCCTGGAAGAGGAGGGCCTTCTGAAGAGTCAGTGGAAGGTCAAGAACGGAAGACGCGTGAGAGTCTACGAGATAACGGAAATCGGCCGGAGAACCCTCGACGAGGGCAAAGAGAAGCTGAGGGAGCTCTGCCTCGAACTGCTGGGGGAATGAGGAATGGAGGAAAAGGAGAGGAGGATATTCGGAATAAGCTGGAACGTCTTTCTGCTCGGCATCGTCAGCTTCCTCAACGACATGAGCAGCGAGATGATAATCCCGATAATGCCGAGCTACCTGATGGAGGTTCTCGATGCCGGAAAGCTGCTCAGCGGTTCGGTCATGGGCGCGATAGAGAGCATGAGCTCGCTGTTCAAGGTGGCCTTCGGCTACGTGAGCGACCGCTTTAAACGGAGGAAGGCCTTCGTCTTCGCCGGCTACGCCCTCTCGACCCTCTCAAAAGGAGCCCTTGCCTTCACCCGCCACTGGTGGGACTTTCTCCTCCTCCGCGCGGTGGACAGGGTTGGCAAGGGCGTAAGGACAGCCCCCAGGGACGCGCTGATAGCGGAGTCAAGCGAGAAGGGGAAAACCGGGAAATCCTTTGGCTTCCACCGAATGATGGACACCCTCGGCGCGGTCGCAGGTCCGCTCATTGCGATAGGGCTGATAGAACTCCTCAAAGACCTTCCAGCCGAGACCACCTACAGGCACATCTTCCTGCTCTCCGCGGTTCCGGGGGCGATATCGCTCCTCGTGATAATCCTCTTCGTGAAGGACAGGGGCGGTGAGGTCAAGAGAAAGATAAAGGGCATATCCACGCTGAGGAGCAGGAACCTCCAACTCTTCCTCGCGGTGGTCGCGATAGGCGCCCTCGGAAGGTACAGCTACGCCTTCACGATGTGGAAGGCGCAGGAGCTGGGCTATTCGGTCGTTCAGAGCATGGCCTTCTACGCGCTGTTCAACCTCATCTATGCACTCTCGGCGTATCCCCTCGGGGTTATCTCGGACGGCTTCGGCAAGAAGCGGCTCATAACCCTCGGATTCGGTGTGGCGGCTCTGGCGGCCGTGGCTTTCGCCTATGCAAGAGACCTCTACACGCTGATGGCGGCCTTCGTGCTCTACGGGATTTACATAGCGATCGAGGACACGATTCCGCGGGCCTACATGGCCGACCTCGCGAAGGAGTTCGAGAAGGGAACGGTGATAGGGGCATACCACACCGTCTTCGGCGTCTTCGTCTTTCCCGCCTCGGTGATAGCGGGCTGGCTCTGGAGTTCCTACTCCCTGGCCTATGCATTCATCTTCGCGGCGGCGATGAACCTCGTTGCGATGGTGCTCATGGCCTTCGTGGGGGAGTAGTTTCTCCCCGCTTTTCTCCCGAAAACAGAAATTGGTCAGAGGAAGTCAAAAGGGATAAAATCAAGCACTGAGCTTCCCAAGCTCCTCGTCGCCTATGAATAGGGGCCTCTCAGCTTCAATGACGTAGCTGAACTCCCACTTCACTTCTCCCCTGTTCATCAGCTCAGCGTAGCGCTTCGCCTTCTCCTCGGCTTCCTCAACGCTCGAGGCTTCAACGAGTCTCCTGACGTACCACTTCCTGTCACCAAAGCGAAGCTTGAACTCGGCCATGAACATGGGCATCACCGGTAAAGTCACCATCGAAAAGGTTTTAAAATCTTTCAATGCCATTTCCCGTCGAATTAAACACTGTGGTGACGAGTAATGAGAAAGAGTTTGGTTATAGTTTTGTTCATATCAATGATCACAATAATCACCGTACCTTCAAAAGCAGAAAACACCGGTGTGAGTTCAGTGCTGTATCACGTTAATGGGCAACCACCGTTAATCTGGGGCGTCTCATGGAGAGGAGATACGGTCTACTGGGCATTTAAAGATAACTCCAGTGTAGTAATCGTGCAGATGGAACCCTCAGGGGCCATAGAGCCACTCTTCAGTTACGAAGTGACCGTCTCCGGGTATGATACGAGGTACTACTTCGGTGAGCCTCATGTTATGCCGTTCAACAACAGTTTTCTGATTTGGGGAAACCTGAGGTCTGAGATTTACAATCCATTCAAAGTCGATTATATGAGTGGTTTCTGGATAGCAAACGTAAGCAGGAGCGGGAAAGTGAACTGGGCCAGAGCGTACCTCACAAAGCTTTCATCATCAATACTGAGAGCCGTGAGAGTAAACGACGGGATTCTAATCATCGGAGATGGAAGTATATACTCCGGTGGCGATGCATTCATTGCCTTATTAAACTCCAAGACTGGCGAAATCGAGAAAGGATACGCCTTTGGCGGCCGATTCATGGACGGGATATCCCGCATTATCAAGATGGAAAATGGAAACCTCCTCCTGGTAGGAACTTCCTGGAGTTTTGGAGCGCCCCAAACGGCCCTCTTTCTTATAGAAATAACTCCCCAGCTGGATATCGTTCAGAAAAGGGCCTACATAACCTACGAGAACTGGACCCCCGTTAAAGGGCTGGAACTGGATATTCCAAAAGTTAAGGTACTGGAAGACGGGAACGTGGTTCTTGAGGGCACGTTTAGAGTATGGTCATATACCCCCAACACTACGGTTCAATCCAAAGAGGGATTGTGGGAACTAAAGCTTGATAGGAATCTTAATGTCGTCTCGTATTCGTTCAGAGAGCTGGCTTCTCCCACCACGAATCTCACCCTAAGTCATAGTTACCTGGCCGAACATGGCGGCAGACGCTACCTGATAGAGATGATGTACACAAACCATTTCGGAGTGTTCGTAGGAGAGATAAAGAGGGATATAATAGACGGGGAAACGATAGGTATCCCCACCAACACCGACCCTACCAGACCACAGATATGGCTCATGGACGTTGCTCCCCTAGAAGACTCAATGATGCTTTTCTTAAATGTGCACGAATTCGCTGATGAAAGATACGCTAGCCAGACTGAAGGTACTTTGGTGATTAAAGTCCCGTACGACAATATAACCGCCATCAGGGAATTGAAAAAGCGTCACATGTATTCAGGATCGTTCAGGTTTGAACTCAAAAAATGGGACGTTGATGTCAGGCAGTACCACGGGGATTTCGATGAGATAATCCACACCCTAAAGTTCAACCCCCCTGAGGGGACTATCAAGCTTACCCAGAAAACCGAGGGGATACCCCAGATAACAACAATCCGGGATCCGGGACCTTCAGGAAAGCTTGAGTTTCCGGACATAGCGAACGAAACTCACGTTTACATAGACGGCAAGTACGTTGGAGCCGGACCGAAGATGTACACTCTTCCCGCGGGAGTTCATATGATCAGGTTCCAACACGAGGGATTCATACCATACACCTGCGAGGTGGAGATAAAGCCAGACCACGTACACTATGTATTTGGACCAGCGTACGTCACCATCACAACCACTCCTCCAAACTCCACTATAGTCCTCATGGAACAGGATAAAAACATCTCCCTCTCTGGGAAATCGCCACTCAAGGCCATATTACGCGGTTCGTACACTCTAAAAGTGACCAAGGAAGGGTTCAGGACTGTGGTGAAGGATATACACGTTTTCTATGGAAAGAACGTCACGCTTCACATAACGCTCCCCCCTCAATCCGCCACGCTAAAGATAGAAAGCGATCCCAGTGCGTTGGTATTCATCAACGGAACGTTCAAAGGGAATACCCCATTAGAAGTGGAACTACCCCCTGGGCAGTATGCCGTCGAATTGAAAAAAGACGGGTACCAGAATTATTCCATCACAGTAGCCCTTAAAGACAGGGACGTAGTCACCATCGGAGAAGTACTGGAAAAGGTACCCACCACGACGACAAAGTCTCCAGAGGTTCTGGAGAACGCCACGTCCACGACGTCGAGTCCGGCACAAAAGTTCTTCGAGGGGAACGAAACGGAGGACAATCCCGGTGCCAAAACCGAAAAATCCATCTGTGGACCAGGAATGGCAGTCATAATTGCACTACTGTCTGCAGGGATCAGAAAAAGGCATAAAAGTCGAGACTATCAAGGTTCCATGGCCCGGTAAACGTCCCCTTCCCTGACGGCCTCGAATATCTTCCCGCCT
This Thermococcus cleftensis DNA region includes the following protein-coding sequences:
- a CDS encoding PadR family transcriptional regulator; its protein translation is MKYRDFLALHILHHASEEPVTGSFLMKELERHGYHISPGTMYPLLHSLEEEGLLKSQWKVKNGRRVRVYEITEIGRRTLDEGKEKLRELCLELLGE
- a CDS encoding hotdog fold thioesterase, producing MEQRTHRLTSERLVGRPLRIEPGRAEVELLTTEEMAVDEHGLVHGGFTFGLADYAAMLAVNEPTVVLGKAEVRFLKPVRVGDRLVARAEVVEDLGRKKVAEVGVFRGKEKVFEGTFHCYVLEKHVLE
- a CDS encoding MFS transporter, which gives rise to MEEKERRIFGISWNVFLLGIVSFLNDMSSEMIIPIMPSYLMEVLDAGKLLSGSVMGAIESMSSLFKVAFGYVSDRFKRRKAFVFAGYALSTLSKGALAFTRHWWDFLLLRAVDRVGKGVRTAPRDALIAESSEKGKTGKSFGFHRMMDTLGAVAGPLIAIGLIELLKDLPAETTYRHIFLLSAVPGAISLLVIILFVKDRGGEVKRKIKGISTLRSRNLQLFLAVVAIGALGRYSYAFTMWKAQELGYSVVQSMAFYALFNLIYALSAYPLGVISDGFGKKRLITLGFGVAALAAVAFAYARDLYTLMAAFVLYGIYIAIEDTIPRAYMADLAKEFEKGTVIGAYHTVFGVFVFPASVIAGWLWSSYSLAYAFIFAAAMNLVAMVLMAFVGE
- a CDS encoding DUF2240 family protein, which produces MNPLKRAVEYKGSAEFSRAELVGILAFSLRLMDVKAAKKLIAEGIEGGVIEERNGKLIVRTELLEESEQPQNMLGEMVVHIARTLGWTEIEVMEGIKAMRERYGDLDERILAYLFGMEKGVDMSRFKDRLEL
- a CDS encoding PEGA domain-containing protein, which codes for MRKSLVIVLFISMITIITVPSKAENTGVSSVLYHVNGQPPLIWGVSWRGDTVYWAFKDNSSVVIVQMEPSGAIEPLFSYEVTVSGYDTRYYFGEPHVMPFNNSFLIWGNLRSEIYNPFKVDYMSGFWIANVSRSGKVNWARAYLTKLSSSILRAVRVNDGILIIGDGSIYSGGDAFIALLNSKTGEIEKGYAFGGRFMDGISRIIKMENGNLLLVGTSWSFGAPQTALFLIEITPQLDIVQKRAYITYENWTPVKGLELDIPKVKVLEDGNVVLEGTFRVWSYTPNTTVQSKEGLWELKLDRNLNVVSYSFRELASPTTNLTLSHSYLAEHGGRRYLIEMMYTNHFGVFVGEIKRDIIDGETIGIPTNTDPTRPQIWLMDVAPLEDSMMLFLNVHEFADERYASQTEGTLVIKVPYDNITAIRELKKRHMYSGSFRFELKKWDVDVRQYHGDFDEIIHTLKFNPPEGTIKLTQKTEGIPQITTIRDPGPSGKLEFPDIANETHVYIDGKYVGAGPKMYTLPAGVHMIRFQHEGFIPYTCEVEIKPDHVHYVFGPAYVTITTTPPNSTIVLMEQDKNISLSGKSPLKAILRGSYTLKVTKEGFRTVVKDIHVFYGKNVTLHITLPPQSATLKIESDPSALVFINGTFKGNTPLEVELPPGQYAVELKKDGYQNYSITVALKDRDVVTIGEVLEKVPTTTTKSPEVLENATSTTSSPAQKFFEGNETEDNPGAKTEKSICGPGMAVIIALLSAGIRKRHKSRDYQGSMAR